A stretch of Candidatus Coatesbacteria bacterium DNA encodes these proteins:
- the murB gene encoding UDP-N-acetylmuramate dehydrogenase encodes MTSEELVQQLKTRRIPYRRGTPLADYTWLGVGGPARILVEPDAAIDAATTLRLADEAGVPVLLLGRGTNLLVADDGFDGLVLHLGPGFDEGKVIIEGRRCIAAAGLRLAVLLDRLAATGLGGLEDLYGIPGSLGGALAMNAGAYGTAIWPRVAWIELALPSGRVTLVDAHEIDYGYRRVELPPGAVITGAMLKLERRDPRELLERHQLLTTDREGKHPLEYPNCGSVFKNPSRERTAAMLIEACGLKGRRIGGAQISDKHANFMINTGKASAADFYELIRLVRQCVRERHGLELQTEVRLAGEFNPHQGDRR; translated from the coding sequence ATGACCAGCGAGGAGTTAGTCCAGCAGTTGAAGACCAGGCGCATCCCCTATCGCCGGGGGACGCCCCTGGCCGACTACACCTGGCTGGGTGTGGGCGGTCCGGCGAGGATCCTCGTCGAGCCCGACGCGGCCATCGACGCCGCCACCACCCTGCGGCTGGCCGACGAGGCCGGCGTCCCCGTCCTGCTGTTGGGTCGGGGCACCAACCTGCTGGTGGCCGATGACGGCTTCGACGGCCTGGTGCTGCACCTCGGCCCGGGCTTCGACGAAGGCAAGGTCATCATCGAGGGTCGCCGCTGTATCGCCGCCGCCGGACTGCGCCTGGCCGTTCTCCTCGACCGTCTGGCGGCCACGGGTCTCGGCGGCCTGGAGGACCTCTACGGCATCCCCGGCAGCCTGGGCGGCGCCCTGGCGATGAACGCCGGCGCTTATGGAACGGCCATCTGGCCCCGGGTGGCTTGGATCGAGCTGGCCCTGCCCTCGGGCCGGGTGACCCTGGTCGACGCCCACGAAATCGACTACGGCTACCGCCGCGTCGAGCTGCCCCCGGGCGCCGTGATCACCGGCGCCATGCTCAAGCTGGAACGCCGCGACCCCCGGGAGCTGCTGGAGCGCCACCAACTGCTGACCACCGACCGCGAGGGCAAGCACCCCCTCGAATATCCCAACTGCGGCAGCGTCTTCAAGAACCCCTCCCGGGAGCGCACCGCCGCCATGCTGATCGAGGCCTGCGGTCTCAAGGGGCGCCGGATCGGCGGAGCCCAAATCAGCGACAAGCACGCCAACTTCATGATCAACACCGGCAAGGCCAGCGCCGCCGACTTCTACGAACTCATCCGGCTGGTCAGGCAATGCGTGCGGGAGCGCCACGGCCTCGAACTGCAGACCGAGGTCCGTCTGGCCGGCGAGTTCAACCCTCACCAGGGAGACCGACGATGA
- a CDS encoding FtsQ-type POTRA domain-containing protein, protein MRAGAPRPRTADRGPSGRRVQPSPGRPTMNIDGRRRSEGLFQRLGRRARWMIALVSLAVICVAVVLYLRSDHFALRRVAVAGNAVVGDEEIRAALPLEENLFALEVEELEERLERNPFIQRARVEKEYPDKLVVQLSERTPVLWLGGGELQLLAGDGTVLPRTLLDAGGFDLPVYVPEEILPRLGELERHSDEDLLAACALCDEMQCLALPLADELLELTPVDGGLRGRIADGGDIYLPRKTEDALLAALQAVWSRERLTGYSALDARYEGQIVARGGDQAPPPPPRPTPGEELLVIAEPAAEL, encoded by the coding sequence ATGCGTGCGGGAGCGCCACGGCCTCGAACTGCAGACCGAGGTCCGTCTGGCCGGCGAGTTCAACCCTCACCAGGGAGACCGACGATGAACATCGACGGCCGCCGTCGCAGTGAAGGTCTGTTCCAGCGCCTGGGTCGCCGCGCCCGCTGGATGATCGCCCTGGTCAGTCTGGCCGTGATCTGCGTCGCCGTCGTTCTCTACCTGCGCTCCGACCACTTCGCCCTGCGGCGCGTCGCCGTGGCCGGCAACGCCGTGGTCGGCGACGAGGAGATCCGGGCCGCGCTGCCGCTGGAAGAAAACCTCTTCGCCCTCGAGGTCGAGGAGCTCGAAGAACGGCTGGAACGCAACCCCTTCATCCAGCGGGCCCGGGTCGAGAAGGAATATCCGGACAAACTCGTCGTCCAGCTCAGCGAGCGCACTCCCGTACTCTGGCTCGGCGGCGGCGAGCTCCAGCTCCTGGCCGGCGACGGCACCGTCCTGCCCCGTACCCTGCTGGACGCCGGTGGCTTCGATCTGCCCGTCTACGTCCCCGAAGAGATACTCCCGCGGCTCGGCGAACTCGAACGCCACAGCGACGAGGACCTGCTGGCCGCCTGCGCCCTGTGTGACGAGATGCAGTGCCTGGCCCTGCCCCTGGCCGATGAACTGCTGGAACTGACCCCGGTCGACGGCGGCCTGCGCGGCCGGATCGCCGACGGCGGCGACATCTATCTGCCCCGAAAAACCGAAGACGCTCTGCTGGCCGCCCTGCAGGCCGTCTGGAGCCGCGAACGCCTGACCGGCTACAGCGCCCTGGACGCCCGCTACGAGGGTCAGATCGTCGCCCGCGGCGGTGATCAGGCCCCGCCTCCGCCGCCGCGGCCCACTCCCGGCGAGGAGCTCCTGGTAATCGCGGAACCCGCAGCCGAACTCTAA
- the ftsA gene encoding cell division protein FtsA, with protein sequence MAHRQAPNVVVGLDIGTTKICAIIAEVTDGAPEIIGVGTAPAQGLRRGVVVHIEDCVKSISEAVSKAELMADVEVGAIFAGVAGGHIKSFNSRGVIAVSSSDHEIREHDVKRVIDAAQAIAIPLDREVIHVLPQEYIVDDQDGIKNPVGMSGVRLESEVHIVTGAVTSVQNIVKSVERAGLKVADIVLEPLASSRAVLTEDEEELGVALVDIGGGTTDIAMIIDGALRFSSIIALGGNNVTNDVSIGLRTPTKQAEVLKCAHGSASYDLVGAEEMIEVPSVGGRPPRLVSRNQLVDIIEPRMAEIFELVKGEIVKSKFADAFRAGYVLTGGASKLPGACDLAERVFGAPVRLAKPQPMGGLFDSVDDPAYSTGVGLVLYAAEGRHHGTNLNEGSLFENIINRMKSWLKDFF encoded by the coding sequence ATGGCCCACAGACAAGCCCCCAACGTCGTCGTCGGTCTGGACATCGGCACGACGAAGATCTGCGCCATCATCGCCGAAGTCACTGACGGCGCGCCCGAGATCATCGGCGTCGGCACGGCGCCGGCCCAGGGCCTCCGCCGGGGCGTCGTGGTCCACATCGAGGATTGCGTCAAGAGTATCTCCGAGGCCGTCTCCAAGGCCGAGTTGATGGCCGACGTCGAGGTCGGCGCCATCTTCGCCGGCGTCGCCGGCGGCCACATCAAAAGCTTCAACTCCCGCGGGGTCATCGCCGTCAGCTCCTCGGATCACGAGATCCGCGAGCACGACGTCAAACGGGTCATCGACGCCGCCCAGGCCATCGCCATCCCCCTCGATCGCGAGGTCATCCACGTCCTGCCCCAGGAGTACATCGTCGACGATCAGGACGGCATCAAGAACCCCGTCGGTATGAGCGGTGTGCGCCTCGAATCCGAGGTCCACATCGTCACCGGCGCCGTCACCAGCGTGCAGAACATCGTCAAGAGCGTCGAGCGCGCCGGACTCAAGGTCGCCGATATCGTCCTCGAACCACTGGCAAGCTCCCGCGCCGTCCTGACCGAGGACGAGGAGGAGCTGGGCGTGGCCCTGGTCGATATCGGCGGCGGCACCACCGACATCGCCATGATCATCGACGGCGCCCTGCGCTTCAGCTCGATCATCGCCCTCGGCGGCAACAACGTCACCAACGACGTCTCCATCGGCCTGCGCACCCCCACGAAACAGGCCGAGGTCCTCAAGTGCGCCCACGGCTCAGCCTCCTACGATCTCGTCGGCGCCGAGGAAATGATCGAGGTTCCCAGCGTCGGCGGCCGTCCGCCCCGCCTGGTGTCGCGTAACCAGCTCGTCGATATCATCGAGCCCCGGATGGCCGAGATCTTTGAACTCGTCAAGGGCGAGATCGTCAAGAGCAAATTCGCCGACGCCTTCCGCGCCGGCTATGTCCTCACCGGCGGCGCCAGCAAGCTCCCCGGGGCCTGCGATCTCGCCGAGCGCGTCTTCGGCGCCCCCGTCCGCCTCGCCAAACCCCAACCGATGGGCGGCCTGTTCGACTCCGTCGACGACCCCGCCTACTCCACCGGCGTCGGGCTCGTTCTCTACGCCGCCGAAGGCCGCCACCACGGTACAAACCTCAACGAGGGCTCCCTGTTCGAAAACATCATCAACCGGATGAAAAGCTGGCTCAAAGATTTCTTTTAA
- the murC gene encoding UDP-N-acetylmuramate--L-alanine ligase (Catalyzes the formation of UDP-N-acetylmuramoyl-L-alanine from UDP-N-acetylmuramate and L-alanine in peptidoglycan synthesis) has translation MLGRVTRVHLVGVGGAGMSGIAEILLNLGFEVSGSDLRAGATVERLRGLGAQITVGHQEKNVIGADVVAVSSAIPADNVEVLAGRKYNIPVISRSEILSEIMRLRYPIAVAGTHGKTTTASFIYAVLSEAGLDPTAVIGGKLSALTLPDEAQPEEGEAAPPPREGYTTGATLGSGDYFIVEADESDGTFLDIRPAYAVVTNIDADHLNYYGGFEQIKEAFARFANQVPFYGATVVCLDDEAVQDMIPKLKRRYITYGFTTQCDVIARELTLLPMSAKYKLYRGAEELGEVDLNLPGRHNVLNSLAAAAVALEVGATPEQIIRGLRSFRGIEMRLQNIGNIGGLTVLHDYAHHPTEIEATLEAIKSGWAKAGRRITAVFQPHRYTRTKALFERFQRCFYQADRLIVTDIYPAGEPAIPGVSAAKLAEGVRRHGHRDVTYIADRREIPAKLADMLTDDELILVLGAGNIWETAREIVSALKEARAD, from the coding sequence ATGCTGGGCAGAGTTACCCGGGTACACCTGGTGGGCGTCGGCGGTGCCGGCATGTCCGGAATCGCCGAGATCCTGCTCAACCTGGGCTTCGAGGTCTCGGGCAGTGACCTGCGCGCCGGGGCCACCGTCGAGCGCCTGCGCGGTCTGGGGGCTCAGATAACCGTCGGCCACCAGGAGAAGAACGTCATCGGCGCCGACGTCGTCGCCGTCTCCTCGGCCATCCCCGCCGACAACGTCGAGGTGCTGGCCGGGCGTAAATACAACATCCCCGTCATCAGCCGCTCGGAGATCCTCAGCGAGATCATGCGCCTGCGCTACCCCATCGCCGTCGCCGGCACCCACGGCAAGACGACCACGGCCAGCTTCATCTACGCCGTGCTGTCCGAAGCCGGCCTGGATCCGACGGCGGTCATCGGCGGCAAGCTCTCGGCCCTGACTTTGCCCGACGAAGCCCAGCCCGAGGAGGGCGAGGCCGCCCCGCCGCCGCGGGAGGGTTACACCACCGGGGCCACCCTGGGTTCGGGCGATTACTTCATCGTCGAGGCCGATGAATCCGACGGCACCTTCCTGGACATCCGGCCGGCCTACGCCGTGGTCACCAACATCGACGCCGACCACCTCAACTACTACGGCGGCTTCGAGCAGATCAAGGAGGCCTTCGCCCGCTTCGCCAACCAGGTGCCCTTCTACGGCGCCACGGTGGTCTGTCTCGACGACGAGGCCGTCCAGGACATGATCCCCAAGCTCAAGCGACGCTACATCACCTACGGCTTCACCACCCAGTGCGACGTCATCGCTCGGGAGCTCACCCTGCTGCCGATGAGCGCCAAGTACAAGCTCTACCGCGGCGCCGAGGAGCTGGGCGAGGTCGACCTCAACCTGCCCGGACGCCACAACGTCCTCAACAGCCTGGCCGCCGCCGCCGTGGCCCTGGAGGTCGGGGCGACGCCGGAACAGATCATCCGCGGCCTGCGCAGCTTCCGCGGCATCGAGATGCGCCTGCAGAACATCGGCAACATCGGCGGCCTGACCGTGCTCCACGACTACGCCCACCATCCCACCGAAATCGAGGCCACCCTGGAGGCCATCAAGAGCGGCTGGGCCAAGGCCGGACGACGGATCACCGCCGTCTTTCAGCCCCACCGTTACACCCGGACCAAGGCCCTCTTCGAACGCTTCCAGCGCTGCTTCTACCAGGCCGACCGCCTGATCGTCACCGACATCTACCCCGCCGGCGAGCCCGCCATCCCCGGGGTTTCGGCGGCCAAGCTGGCCGAGGGCGTCCGTCGCCACGGCCACCGCGACGTGACCTACATCGCCGACCGGCGCGAGATACCGGCCAAACTGGCCGACATGCTCACCGACGACGAGCTGATCCTGGTCCTCGGCGCCGGCAACATCTGGGAAACCGCCCGCGAAATCGTCAGCGCCCTCAAGGAGGCCCGCGCCGACTGA
- the ftsZ gene encoding cell division protein FtsZ gives MLELLNEKPNTFADLKVIGVGGGGGNAVNRMVEAELRGVEFIAANTDAQALLQNAAHNKIQLGAKLTGGLGAGAKPEIGREAAEESREELLAAVRGSDMLFITAGLGGGTGTGAAPAIAEMAKELGILTVGVVTKPFNFEGPARARKAEKGLEEMAANVDTLIVIPNQRLLAVVEKRTSFHNAFAMADDILHQAVQGISDIIMVPGMINVDFADVKTVMSGMGQALMGTGYGTGENAIGDAVQNAVNSPLLDGVSIDGAMGVLVNITAPQDLPLYAVDEALNSIRDVVDDDAEIVFGVVESNLSDQVTVTVIATGFTRRAKLAQPTEEETSESQISDNLIDELDALERQENEQGETVVHFNRLYDREEDLQRPTFMRLKEFKQRRQAES, from the coding sequence ATGCTGGAACTGCTCAATGAAAAACCCAACACCTTCGCCGATCTGAAAGTCATCGGCGTCGGTGGCGGAGGCGGCAACGCCGTCAACCGCATGGTCGAAGCGGAGCTGCGCGGTGTCGAGTTCATCGCCGCCAACACCGATGCCCAGGCCCTGCTCCAGAACGCCGCCCACAACAAAATCCAACTCGGCGCAAAACTCACCGGCGGACTCGGAGCCGGAGCCAAACCCGAGATCGGTCGCGAAGCCGCCGAGGAGAGCCGCGAGGAGCTCCTGGCCGCCGTGCGTGGCTCCGATATGCTGTTCATCACCGCCGGACTCGGCGGCGGCACCGGCACCGGCGCCGCCCCCGCCATCGCCGAAATGGCCAAAGAGCTCGGCATCCTAACCGTCGGCGTCGTCACAAAACCCTTCAACTTCGAAGGCCCCGCCCGCGCCCGCAAGGCCGAAAAGGGCCTCGAAGAGATGGCCGCCAACGTCGACACCCTGATCGTCATCCCCAACCAGCGCCTGCTGGCCGTCGTCGAAAAACGCACCTCCTTCCACAACGCCTTCGCCATGGCCGACGACATCCTCCACCAGGCCGTCCAGGGCATCTCCGACATCATCATGGTCCCCGGGATGATCAACGTCGACTTCGCCGACGTTAAAACCGTCATGAGCGGCATGGGCCAGGCCCTGATGGGCACCGGCTACGGCACCGGAGAGAACGCCATCGGCGACGCCGTCCAGAACGCCGTCAACTCCCCCCTGCTCGACGGGGTCTCCATCGACGGCGCCATGGGCGTCCTGGTCAATATCACCGCCCCCCAGGACCTGCCACTCTACGCCGTCGACGAAGCCCTCAACTCGATCCGCGACGTCGTCGACGACGACGCCGAGATCGTCTTCGGCGTCGTCGAATCCAACCTCTCCGATCAGGTCACCGTCACCGTCATCGCCACCGGCTTCACTCGACGGGCCAAACTCGCCCAACCCACGGAAGAGGAAACCAGCGAAAGCCAAATCTCCGACAACCTGATCGACGAACTCGACGCCCTCGAACGACAGGAAAACGAACAGGGCGAGACCGTCGTCCACTTCAACCGCCTCTACGACCGCGAGGAGGACCTCCAACGGCCGACCTTCATGCGGCTCAAGGAGTTCAAACAGCGCCGCCAAGCCGAATCCTGA